One Dromiciops gliroides isolate mDroGli1 chromosome 3, mDroGli1.pri, whole genome shotgun sequence DNA segment encodes these proteins:
- the C3H11orf97 gene encoding uncharacterized protein C11orf97 homolog isoform X1 encodes MATGDASRFARLEWCCENSSNTAEVRTLGDMRGAEAAVVAAAAAAAATVMRDEDEDEDEDEETEREQRPQPPQPSGVACSVCGELSSGCHPERGKPWKKFLYSEPHKRIKEVLQEELFIQRDECHIKNPSTVALEGIWSIKRNFSMGSLKPGSQNKNSLLPQPKYYSRHGGIRMVTGNKRRLKSTEMISNSLPLRSHFS; translated from the exons ATGGCAACCGGAGACGCCTCCCGGTTTGCTCGGCTCGAGTGGTGCTGCGAGAATAGTTCAAACACCGCGGAGGTGAGGACCCTCGGAGACATGAGGGGAGCGGAGGCCGCAGTggtggcagcggcggcggcggcggcggccacCGTGATGCGGGACGAGGACGAAGACGAGGACGAGGACGAGGAAACGGAACGGGAGCAGCGGCCGCAGCCCCCGCAGCCATCCGGGGTCGCGTGCTCAGTCTGTGGAGAGCTGAGCAGCGGGTGTCACCCGGAGCGCGGCAAACCCT GGAAAAAATTCCTATATAGTGAGCCACATAAGAGAATTAAGGAAGTGCTGCAAGAAGAACTTTTTATCCAGAGAGATGAATGCCACATCAAAAATCCATCTACAG TGGCTCTAGAAGGTATCTGGAGCATTAAAAGGAATTTCTCCATGGGAAGCTTGAAGCCAGGATCACAGAATAAAAACAGTTTACTTCCACAACCCAAATACTACTCCAGACACGGAGGAATAAGAA TGGTAACGGGGAACAAGAGAAGGCTAAAATCCACAGAAAT GATAAGTAACTCTCTTCCATTGAGAAGTCACTTCTCTTGA
- the C3H11orf97 gene encoding uncharacterized protein C11orf97 homolog isoform X2, giving the protein MATGDASRFARLEWCCENSSNTAEVRTLGDMRGAEAAVVAAAAAAAATVMRDEDEDEDEDEETEREQRPQPPQPSGVACSVCGELSSGCHPERGKPWKKFLYSEPHKRIKEVLQEELFIQRDECHIKNPSTVALEGIWSIKRNFSMGSLKPGSQNKNSLLPQPKYYSRHGGIRR; this is encoded by the exons ATGGCAACCGGAGACGCCTCCCGGTTTGCTCGGCTCGAGTGGTGCTGCGAGAATAGTTCAAACACCGCGGAGGTGAGGACCCTCGGAGACATGAGGGGAGCGGAGGCCGCAGTggtggcagcggcggcggcggcggcggccacCGTGATGCGGGACGAGGACGAAGACGAGGACGAGGACGAGGAAACGGAACGGGAGCAGCGGCCGCAGCCCCCGCAGCCATCCGGGGTCGCGTGCTCAGTCTGTGGAGAGCTGAGCAGCGGGTGTCACCCGGAGCGCGGCAAACCCT GGAAAAAATTCCTATATAGTGAGCCACATAAGAGAATTAAGGAAGTGCTGCAAGAAGAACTTTTTATCCAGAGAGATGAATGCCACATCAAAAATCCATCTACAG TGGCTCTAGAAGGTATCTGGAGCATTAAAAGGAATTTCTCCATGGGAAGCTTGAAGCCAGGATCACAGAATAAAAACAGTTTACTTCCACAACCCAAATACTACTCCAGACACGGAGGAATAAGAA GATAA